The Microbacterium phyllosphaerae region CGGTCGCGGCGCCCGTGAGCAGCAGCACCAGCGGGGTGATGAAGACGAGCGCCAAGGCGTAGTGACGAACGACGACGAGCTCGATCGTGAACTGCAGTGCGCCCAGCAGCAGCGCCAGCCACAGCCCGGACGGATGCAGCAGCGCCAGGAGGGCATACACACCGGCGCCGACGACGGTGCCGAGCATGCGGTGCAGTCCGCGCTGCACGGCGGCGCGACGCGCGGCGGCGACGCCGATCACGGCGACGGCGGAGCCGACGATCCAGTATGTCCGCGTCGGGTCGATCACCAGGCCGAGCAGCACTCCGATGACCGCGACGATGGCGACCCGCAGGAGCAGCATGCGCGAATCGGCGGTGAAGGCGGGGCCGGGCAGCAGCTCACGGAGCGGTCGGGCGCTCATCGCGCGTGTACGAGGACGCAGCAGTGGCGCCATCGCGACCAGATACGAGAACAGACAGCCTGCCGCGAGCGCTGCGATGTAGACGAGCGGTGCGATCGGCGAACTGGCGATGACGTGGGCGGAGAGGCCGAAGACCAGCACGAAGAACAGAGGACCGGGCGGGCCGAGGCGGAACCCGAATGCGAGCGCCGCACTGGCGATCGCGACCACGACGACCCCGATGCTCACGAGCCAGGCGTTCGCAGAGGCTGCGACGCCGAGGGCGGCGCTGACGATCAGGCCCGCCGCGACGAACGGCAGGATCCTCGCCCGGTCGAGGACGGGCGCTGTGCCGGCGAACAGGACGGTGAAGGCGCCGGATGCCGCGATGTAGCCGAGCGACGGTTCGCCCAGAAGGGTCATGACCGCGATCGGGACGGCGATTCCGAGCGCGGCCTGCGTCGCCAGGTGCCAGCGCGGACCGCGCTTGGGGGCGAGGGCGAACAGACTCATCCCTCCATTGTCTCGCGGCTCACGCACCCCTCATGACTCGGCCGCATCGTTCGGGTCGCAGTTCGTGCCGCGCGACTCGGCGGCGCACGGCACGAACTGCGACCGGAGTGCCCCCGCGGATGCGTCGGAGGGCCGGCGCTACGATGGCCGACGTGACCGAACCTCGCCCCGGAATCGCCGAGCGCCTCTCGCAGATGATCCAGTTGCCGACGGTCTCGGCCGAGCTCGAGGAGCGCGGACCCGGGCCGTTCGAGGACTTCGTCACGCTGATCGCCGACCTCTACCCGCTCGTGCACGAGAAGCTGACGCTCGAGCGGCACACCGACTTCGGGCTCCTGTTCCACTGGGCGGGCAGCGGTCCCGCGTCCGACGGGCCCGTCGTGCTGATGGCTCACTATGACGTGGTGCCGGTCGACGAGAGCGACGCGTGGACGCATCCGCCGTTCGCCGGGGTCGTCTCAGGCGGCGTCGTGTACGGGCGCGGGGCGCTCGACGACAAGGGGCCGCTGATCGTCGTGCTCGAGGCGGTCGAGAACCTGCTCGCCGACGGCTTCGTCCCGGCTCGCGACGTCTATCTGTCCTTCGGCGGGAACGAGGAGACCTACGGGCGAGCGGCGGAGGAGATCGCGCGGGTGCTCCGTGACCGCGGCATCGTCCCGTGGCTGGTCGTCGATGAGGGCGGTGCGGTCGTCGATGCTCCGCTGCCTTTCGTCCCCGGACGCGCCGCCATGATCGGCGTGGGGGAGAAGGGCGTCATGACGCTCACGCTCTCGGCGCGCGGCGAGGGCGGTCACGCATCGGCGCCCCCGGCGCTGACTGCGGTGCGCCGAGTGGCACGCGCGGTCGACCGGCTCGGTCCCACCACGTTCCGTCCTCGGGCCTCCAAAGCCATCGGACGGATGCTGTCCCAGCTCGGCGCTCAGACCCCCGGGCCCGCTCGGCACCTTCTCCGTCTGCTCGGATCCGCGCCGTTCCTCACCGGGCAGGTCTTCGCGGCGCTCGGCGGCGAGCCGGCCGCGCTGGTGCGCACGACCGTCGCGCCCACGATGCAGTCGGGAGGAACGGCGGCGAACGTCCTGCCCTCGCAGGCGACGGCGACCGTGAACCTGCGGATCGCGCTGGGCGAGACGACGCAGCAGACAGTGCTCCGGGTGCGCCGACGCATCCGGGATCCGCTCGTGAGCGTGATCGTCGAGGAGGCGAGCGAGCCGTCTCCCGAGTCCTCGACCGACAACGTCCAGTTCGCTCTGCTCGCGGACGCGCTCGCGGTCTCGCACCCCGGCGTCCCCGCAGTGCCGTACGTG contains the following coding sequences:
- a CDS encoding M20/M25/M40 family metallo-hydrolase is translated as MADVTEPRPGIAERLSQMIQLPTVSAELEERGPGPFEDFVTLIADLYPLVHEKLTLERHTDFGLLFHWAGSGPASDGPVVLMAHYDVVPVDESDAWTHPPFAGVVSGGVVYGRGALDDKGPLIVVLEAVENLLADGFVPARDVYLSFGGNEETYGRAAEEIARVLRDRGIVPWLVVDEGGAVVDAPLPFVPGRAAMIGVGEKGVMTLTLSARGEGGHASAPPALTAVRRVARAVDRLGPTTFRPRASKAIGRMLSQLGAQTPGPARHLLRLLGSAPFLTGQVFAALGGEPAALVRTTVAPTMQSGGTAANVLPSQATATVNLRIALGETTQQTVLRVRRRIRDPLVSVIVEEASEPSPESSTDNVQFALLADALAVSHPGVPAVPYVMMAATDSRHFHRFAPAVYRFAPLDMSNAQRASIHGVDENVEIAALERGERFHRALLERLG
- a CDS encoding FUSC family protein, which gives rise to MSLFALAPKRGPRWHLATQAALGIAVPIAVMTLLGEPSLGYIAASGAFTVLFAGTAPVLDRARILPFVAAGLIVSAALGVAASANAWLVSIGVVVVAIASAALAFGFRLGPPGPLFFVLVFGLSAHVIASSPIAPLVYIAALAAGCLFSYLVAMAPLLRPRTRAMSARPLRELLPGPAFTADSRMLLLRVAIVAVIGVLLGLVIDPTRTYWIVGSAVAVIGVAAARRAAVQRGLHRMLGTVVGAGVYALLALLHPSGLWLALLLGALQFTIELVVVRHYALALVFITPLVLLLTGAATGDIGSMDVAFERIVDTIVGAALGAASGLLHPRADTKTD